Genomic DNA from Candidatus Sphingomonas phytovorans:
CTGCGCGAGAAGGGCACGCCCCATGCCGCCATGGGTCTCGGCGACGAGCGGCTGGATGACGACGCACTTGTCGATGCAATGATGGAACAGCCGATCCTGATCAATCGCCCGTTGGTGGTGACGCCGCTCGGCGTGCGGCTGTGCCGCCCGTCCGAGGCGGTGCTGGACATCCTGCCCGAGGCTCAGCTGGGCGCCTTTACCAAGGAGGATGGCGAGCAGGTTGTCGACGGCGCCGGACAGCGGGTGCGCTGATGGGGAGGTTCGAGCGCTACCTCACGCT
This window encodes:
- the arsC gene encoding arsenate reductase (glutaredoxin) (This arsenate reductase requires both glutathione and glutaredoxin to convert arsenate to arsenite, after which the efflux transporter formed by ArsA and ArsB can extrude the arsenite from the cell, providing resistance.); the encoded protein is MTDIIIYHNPACGTSRNTLAMIRNAGIEPHVIDYLKTPPSRAMLLLLIARAGMTPRQLLREKGTPHAAMGLGDERLDDDALVDAMMEQPILINRPLVVTPLGVRLCRPSEAVLDILPEAQLGAFTKEDGEQVVDGAGQRVR